The DNA sequence TCGTCGCCGTCATGACCAGTGCCGCGACGACGGCCAGGTACGCCGGCCTGGTCAGGTCGGTCCCGAGCCGCCGGGCCGCGTCCAGTACCAGCAGCGGGAGACCGACCCCGGCCGCGGTCGTCGCGAGGATCTGGACCGGGGTGCGGAGCAGGTCGCGCAGCCGTCGGCGGGCCACGGGCGCCGGCCGGTGCGCCGGGCGCCGGCCGCCGTCGGACGGGACCGGCGGAGCGGCCGGTCCGGCGGGGCCGGGCGCGGGGAGCGGCGGGTCGGCGGGCCGGTCGTCGAGGGGCGGGGGCATGGCGCGGCCACGCTAGCCGGGAGGCACTTTGCGTGATGATCACGTCACGCAGAGTGTGTCCGTGTGGGTGATCAGGCGATGCTCGGCATCCTCCGATCCCCCCGACTAGCGTCGCGGTCATGAACGACACCGCCGTCGCCGCCGGGCGCCTCGCCCGAGGGCTGGAACCATTGCACTCCCAGGTCTACTTCGCCGCCGAGGCCGAACCGGCCTACACCGCCGCGGGGCTGGGACCGGGCCGGATGAGCTACTTCGCCCCGCGGGCGGCGCCCATGGGCGCGGTCGGTCCGTCGGTGGTCACCGCGACGTTCTACAGCTTCTCCCCGCGGCTGGTCGCGAAGTCGGTCCCGCGGGCCTGGGAGCTGGCGTCCCCCTCGGATCTGCTCGACGTGCGGTTCGCCGTCGCCGACGCCTCGCTGCGCCGCACCCTGGGCGACGACGCCGTCGCCTCGCCCGAGATGGCCGAGGCCGCCGGGCTGGCCCGGACCGCGGCCGAGGCCGTCACCCCCGACGGGCGTCCGCTCGCCGCCGGGCACCTCGACGTGCCCTGGCCGACCGCGCCGCACCTGGTCCTCTGGCACGCGTTGTCGATCCTGCGCGAGCACCGCGGCGACGGGCACATCGCGTTGCTGGTCGAAACCGGGCTGTCCGGGCTGGAGGCCCTGGTCACCGCGACCGCGACGGGCACCGGGTTCACCGTGGCCTTCGCCCGCGGCAGCCGCGGCTGGTCGGCCGCCGAGTGGAACGCCGCGGTCGCCGGACTCGCCGACCGCGGCCTGCTGCAGCCGGCCGACACGGCCGGGGACGGCGCCGTCGAACCGGTCCTGACCGAGGAGGGCACGGCGCTGCGCAAGCGGATCGAGAACGACACCCACCACCTCGGCGCCGCGCCGTGGACGGCACTCGGCGCCGACGGGGCCGCGCGGCTCGGGGAGCTCGGCGGGGCGTTCGTCCGGACTGCTCTGGCGAACGGCGCGTTCCCCGCCGAGGGGGTCTTCGCGGCGCGTCCGAAGGGCTGATCGTCGTCCGCGCCCGGACTCAGGGCGGGCGCGTGTCCTGACTGCCCGATATGGTGCGCTCCGCGACCGGCCGCCGTGGCCGGTGCGGTGACCTGCAGGAGGACCTCCGGTGCTCGAGATCAGCGGCCTCGAATGGGCCGTCACGATCGGCGTGATCGTCGCGCTGCTCGCGTTGGACCTCGTCCTGGGCTGGCTGCGGCCGCACCGGGTGGGATTCACCGAGGCCACCGCGTGGTCGGTGTTCTACATCGCGATCGCGATCGTGTTCGGGCTGGTGTTCGCGACGATGCACGGCTGGGACTTCGGCACCCAGTACTTCACCGGCTACATCGTCGAGAAGAGCCTGTCGGTCGACAACCTGTTCGTCTTCGTCGTGATCATGACGACGTTCGCGGTCCCGGAGGAGCACCAGCACAAGGTGCTGACCTTCGGCATCGTGCTCGCCCTGATCATGCGTGCGATCTTCATCGCGGTCGGGGCGACGCTGCTCAACCTGTTCTCGTTCATGTTCCTGGTCTTCGGTCTGCTGCTCCTGTGGACCGCGGTGCAGCTCTACCGGCACAAGGACGAGGACCCCGACATCGAGGACAACATGGTCGTGAAGGGCGCGCGCAAGCTCTTCCCGGTCACCGAGGAGTACCACGGCGGGAAGCTGTTCACCCGGGACAACGGCCGCCGGGTCGCGACCCCGATGTTCATCGTGCTGGTCTCGATCGGCGGCATCGACCTGCTGTTCGCGCTGGACTCGATCCCCGCGGTGTTCGGGGTGACGCAGGAGGCGTTCATCGTCTTCACCGCCAACGCCTTCGCGCTGCTCGGTCTGCGGGCGTTGTTCTTCCTGGTCAAGGGTCTGCTGGACCGGCTGGTCTATCTGTCGGCCGGGCTCGCGGTCATCCTCGCGTTCATCGGCGTGAAGCTGATCCTGCACTGGCTGCACGTCGACATCTCGCCGGCCGTACCCGAGATCCCGACCATGGTCAGCCTCGTCGTGATCCTGGGGATCCTCGCGATCGTCACCGTCGCCAGCCTGATCAAGACCAAGGGCGACCCGACGGCGACCGCGCACGCCGGGTCGCTGCGGGCCCGCAAGGAGCGCCCCGAGCAGCGCGACTGAGCCGGTCCGGCCGGCCCGGCGCTCAGCCGGGCAGGCCGGGCCCGCCGAGCGGGGTGACCTCGATGTAGTCCGGCGGAGCGGTGAGCAGCGCCAGCACGTCGCCGAGCCCGCTCTCGCCGATGTCGCGGCTCAGCGCGGCCTCCGACGACGCGGCGTCGGACCACATCTCGGTGACCCAGACGACGTCGGGCTCGTCGGGGGTGGCGTTCACGACGTAGGCGAGACAGCCGGGCTGGGCGGCCATGTCGTCGGCGACCCGCAGCAGCGCGCCCGCCAGCTCGGTCCCCCGCCCCTCCAGGGCCACCATCCGCACGTACCGGCCGACCCGCTCGCTCGTGTC is a window from the Pseudonocardia sp. HH130629-09 genome containing:
- a CDS encoding SCO6745 family protein, translating into MNDTAVAAGRLARGLEPLHSQVYFAAEAEPAYTAAGLGPGRMSYFAPRAAPMGAVGPSVVTATFYSFSPRLVAKSVPRAWELASPSDLLDVRFAVADASLRRTLGDDAVASPEMAEAAGLARTAAEAVTPDGRPLAAGHLDVPWPTAPHLVLWHALSILREHRGDGHIALLVETGLSGLEALVTATATGTGFTVAFARGSRGWSAAEWNAAVAGLADRGLLQPADTAGDGAVEPVLTEEGTALRKRIENDTHHLGAAPWTALGADGAARLGELGGAFVRTALANGAFPAEGVFAARPKG
- a CDS encoding TerC family protein, yielding MLEISGLEWAVTIGVIVALLALDLVLGWLRPHRVGFTEATAWSVFYIAIAIVFGLVFATMHGWDFGTQYFTGYIVEKSLSVDNLFVFVVIMTTFAVPEEHQHKVLTFGIVLALIMRAIFIAVGATLLNLFSFMFLVFGLLLLWTAVQLYRHKDEDPDIEDNMVVKGARKLFPVTEEYHGGKLFTRDNGRRVATPMFIVLVSIGGIDLLFALDSIPAVFGVTQEAFIVFTANAFALLGLRALFFLVKGLLDRLVYLSAGLAVILAFIGVKLILHWLHVDISPAVPEIPTMVSLVVILGILAIVTVASLIKTKGDPTATAHAGSLRARKERPEQRD
- a CDS encoding putative quinol monooxygenase, producing the protein MDTSERVGRYVRMVALEGRGTELAGALLRVADDMAAQPGCLAYVVNATPDEPDVVWVTEMWSDAASSEAALSRDIGESGLGDVLALLTAPPDYIEVTPLGGPGLPG